A region from the Vulpes lagopus strain Blue_001 chromosome 5, ASM1834538v1, whole genome shotgun sequence genome encodes:
- the THNSL2 gene encoding threonine synthase-like 2 isoform X4 yields MWYVSTRGMAPRVDFEGALFSGYAPDGGLFMPEELPQLGIETLHQWSALSYPSLVKELCTLFIGPELIPKEVLNDLIDRAFSRFRHREVVHLSRLRNGLNVLELWHGATYAFKDLSLCCTAQFLQYFLEKKEKHITVVVGTSGDTGSAAIESVQGAKNIDIIVLLPKGHCTKIQELQMTTVLRENVHVFGVEGNSDELDEPIKAVFADVAFVKKHNLMSLNSINWARVLVQMAHHFFAYFRCAPSLDTYPLPPVEVVVPTGAAGNLAAGCIAQKMGLPIRLVAAVNHNDIIHRTVQQGDFSLSAAVEPTLASAMDIQVPYNMERIFWLLSGSDSQGTRTLMEQFERTQNMSLPKELHSKGNIPSTAHCDAIGPLLGTNSPAGLSYPPRNWSSALGPKPENETKSG; encoded by the exons ATGTGGTATGTCAGCACTCGGGGCATGGCCCCACGGGTCGACTTTGAGGGGGCTCTCTTCTCTGGCTATGCTCCCGATGGGGGTCTCTTCATGCCCGAGGAGCTCCCACAGCTGGGCATAGAGACCCTGCATCAGTGGAGTGCGCTCTCCTACCCCAGCCTGGTGAAGGAGCTGTGTACCCTCTTCATTGGTCCTGAGCTCATTCCAAAAGAAGTCTTAAATG ATCTGATCGATCGGGCCTTCAGCAGATTCCGCCACAGAGAGGTGGTCCATCTGTCCAGGTTGAGGAATGGGCTGAACGTGTTGGAGCTGTGGCATGGGGCCACGTATGCGTTTAAAGACCTGTCCCTGTGCTGCACAGCACAGTTCTTGCAGTACTTcctggagaagaaggagaagcacatCACTGTGGTTGTAG GAACATCTGGGGACACAGGGAGTGCTGCCATTGAGAGTGTTCAAGGGGCAAAGAACATAGACATCATTGTTCTGCTGCCCAAGGGTCACTGCACAAAGATTCAAGAGCTCCAGATGACCACAGTGCTGAGGGAGAATGTCCATGTGTTTGGAG TGGAGGGCAACAGCGATGAGCTTGATGAGCCCATCAAGGCCGTGTTTGCCGACGTGGCTTTTGTCAAGAAGCACAATCTGATGAGTCTGAATTCAATCAACTGGGCCCGGGTCCTTGTGCAAATGGCCCATCACTTCTTTGCTTATTTCCGGTGTGCACCATCCTTAGACACATACCCCCTGCCCCCCGTGGAGGTGGTTGTGCCAACAGGGGCTGCTGGTAACCTTGCAG CTGGGTGCATTGCTCAGAAGATGGGCCTGCCCATCCGCCTGGTCGCAGCAGTGAACCACAATGACATCATCCACAGGACTGTGCAGCAAGGAGACTTCTCTCTGTCTGCGGCCGTTGAACCGACCTTGGCCTCAGCTATGGACATTCAG gtgccctacaaCATGGAGAGGATCTTCTGGCTGCTATCTGGCTCTGACAGCCAGGGGACAAGAACCCTCATGGAGCAGTTTGAAAGGACCCAAAACATGAGTCTACCCAAGGAACTGCACAGCAAG GGAAACATCCCAAGCACAGCACATTGTGATGCCATAGGACCTTTGCTTGGCACCAACTCACCAG CAGGACTGTCTTATCCCCCAAGAAACTGGAGCTCTGCTCTTGGACCAAAGCCAGAAAATGAGACTAAAAGTGGTTGA
- the THNSL2 gene encoding threonine synthase-like 2 isoform X5 — MWYVSTRGMAPRVDFEGALFSGYAPDGGLFMPEELPQLGIETLHQWSALSYPSLVKELCTLFIGPELIPKEVLNDLIDRAFSRFRHREVVHLSRLRNGLNVLELWHGATYAFKDLSLCCTAQFLQYFLEKKEKHITVVVGTSGDTGSAAIESVQGAKNIDIIVLLPKGHCTKIQELQMTTVLRENVHVFGVEGNSDELDEPIKAVFADVAFVKKHNLMSLNSINWARVLVQMAHHFFAYFRCAPSLDTYPLPPVEVVVPTGAAGNLAAGCIAQKMGLPIRLVAAVNHNDIIHRTVQQGDFSLSAAVEPTLASAMDIQVPYNMERIFWLLSGSDSQGTRTLMEQFERTQNMSLPKELHSKQDCLIPQETGALLLDQSQKMRLKVVEKLAQAHRNSLHKEAA; from the exons ATGTGGTATGTCAGCACTCGGGGCATGGCCCCACGGGTCGACTTTGAGGGGGCTCTCTTCTCTGGCTATGCTCCCGATGGGGGTCTCTTCATGCCCGAGGAGCTCCCACAGCTGGGCATAGAGACCCTGCATCAGTGGAGTGCGCTCTCCTACCCCAGCCTGGTGAAGGAGCTGTGTACCCTCTTCATTGGTCCTGAGCTCATTCCAAAAGAAGTCTTAAATG ATCTGATCGATCGGGCCTTCAGCAGATTCCGCCACAGAGAGGTGGTCCATCTGTCCAGGTTGAGGAATGGGCTGAACGTGTTGGAGCTGTGGCATGGGGCCACGTATGCGTTTAAAGACCTGTCCCTGTGCTGCACAGCACAGTTCTTGCAGTACTTcctggagaagaaggagaagcacatCACTGTGGTTGTAG GAACATCTGGGGACACAGGGAGTGCTGCCATTGAGAGTGTTCAAGGGGCAAAGAACATAGACATCATTGTTCTGCTGCCCAAGGGTCACTGCACAAAGATTCAAGAGCTCCAGATGACCACAGTGCTGAGGGAGAATGTCCATGTGTTTGGAG TGGAGGGCAACAGCGATGAGCTTGATGAGCCCATCAAGGCCGTGTTTGCCGACGTGGCTTTTGTCAAGAAGCACAATCTGATGAGTCTGAATTCAATCAACTGGGCCCGGGTCCTTGTGCAAATGGCCCATCACTTCTTTGCTTATTTCCGGTGTGCACCATCCTTAGACACATACCCCCTGCCCCCCGTGGAGGTGGTTGTGCCAACAGGGGCTGCTGGTAACCTTGCAG CTGGGTGCATTGCTCAGAAGATGGGCCTGCCCATCCGCCTGGTCGCAGCAGTGAACCACAATGACATCATCCACAGGACTGTGCAGCAAGGAGACTTCTCTCTGTCTGCGGCCGTTGAACCGACCTTGGCCTCAGCTATGGACATTCAG gtgccctacaaCATGGAGAGGATCTTCTGGCTGCTATCTGGCTCTGACAGCCAGGGGACAAGAACCCTCATGGAGCAGTTTGAAAGGACCCAAAACATGAGTCTACCCAAGGAACTGCACAGCAAG CAGGACTGTCTTATCCCCCAAGAAACTGGAGCTCTGCTCTTGGACCAAAGCCAGAAAATGAGACTAAAAGTGGTTGAGAAACTTGCCCAGGCTCACAG AAATTCTCTTCATAAGGAGGCTGCTTAA
- the THNSL2 gene encoding threonine synthase-like 2 isoform X3 — MWYVSTRGMAPRVDFEGALFSGYAPDGGLFMPEELPQLGIETLHQWSALSYPSLVKELCTLFIGPELIPKEVLNDLIDRAFSRFRHREVVHLSRLRNGLNVLELWHGATYAFKDLSLCCTAQFLQYFLEKKEKHITVVVGTSGDTGSAAIESVQGAKNIDIIVLLPKGHCTKIQELQMTTVLRENVHVFGVEGNSDELDEPIKAVFADVAFVKKHNLMSLNSINWARVLVQMAHHFFAYFRCAPSLDTYPLPPVEVVVPTGAAGNLAAGCIAQKMGLPIRLVAAVNHNDIIHRTVQQGDFSLSAAVEPTLASAMDIQVPYNMERIFWLLSGSDSQGTRTLMEQFERTQNMSLPKELHSKLSPVLSGPRLCSQVPRSCPGSRADPRDPCRDPSSGAQGDALHPNAEG, encoded by the exons ATGTGGTATGTCAGCACTCGGGGCATGGCCCCACGGGTCGACTTTGAGGGGGCTCTCTTCTCTGGCTATGCTCCCGATGGGGGTCTCTTCATGCCCGAGGAGCTCCCACAGCTGGGCATAGAGACCCTGCATCAGTGGAGTGCGCTCTCCTACCCCAGCCTGGTGAAGGAGCTGTGTACCCTCTTCATTGGTCCTGAGCTCATTCCAAAAGAAGTCTTAAATG ATCTGATCGATCGGGCCTTCAGCAGATTCCGCCACAGAGAGGTGGTCCATCTGTCCAGGTTGAGGAATGGGCTGAACGTGTTGGAGCTGTGGCATGGGGCCACGTATGCGTTTAAAGACCTGTCCCTGTGCTGCACAGCACAGTTCTTGCAGTACTTcctggagaagaaggagaagcacatCACTGTGGTTGTAG GAACATCTGGGGACACAGGGAGTGCTGCCATTGAGAGTGTTCAAGGGGCAAAGAACATAGACATCATTGTTCTGCTGCCCAAGGGTCACTGCACAAAGATTCAAGAGCTCCAGATGACCACAGTGCTGAGGGAGAATGTCCATGTGTTTGGAG TGGAGGGCAACAGCGATGAGCTTGATGAGCCCATCAAGGCCGTGTTTGCCGACGTGGCTTTTGTCAAGAAGCACAATCTGATGAGTCTGAATTCAATCAACTGGGCCCGGGTCCTTGTGCAAATGGCCCATCACTTCTTTGCTTATTTCCGGTGTGCACCATCCTTAGACACATACCCCCTGCCCCCCGTGGAGGTGGTTGTGCCAACAGGGGCTGCTGGTAACCTTGCAG CTGGGTGCATTGCTCAGAAGATGGGCCTGCCCATCCGCCTGGTCGCAGCAGTGAACCACAATGACATCATCCACAGGACTGTGCAGCAAGGAGACTTCTCTCTGTCTGCGGCCGTTGAACCGACCTTGGCCTCAGCTATGGACATTCAG gtgccctacaaCATGGAGAGGATCTTCTGGCTGCTATCTGGCTCTGACAGCCAGGGGACAAGAACCCTCATGGAGCAGTTTGAAAGGACCCAAAACATGAGTCTACCCAAGGAACTGCACAGCAAG CTTTCCCCGGTGCTGTCTGGCCCCCGCCTCTGCAGCCAAGTTCCCAGAAGCTGTCCTGGCAGCCGGGCTGACCCCAGAGACCCCTGCAGAGATCCTAGCTCTGGAGCTCAAGGAGACGCGCTGCACCCCAATGCGGAAGGGTGA
- the THNSL2 gene encoding threonine synthase-like 2 isoform X2, which yields MWYVSTRGMAPRVDFEGALFSGYAPDGGLFMPEELPQLGIETLHQWSALSYPSLVKELCTLFIGPELIPKEVLNDLIDRAFSRFRHREVVHLSRLRNGLNVLELWHGATYAFKDLSLCCTAQFLQYFLEKKEKHITVVVGTSGDTGSAAIESVQGAKNIDIIVLLPKGHCTKIQELQMTTVLRENVHVFGVEGNSDELDEPIKAVFADVAFVKKHNLMSLNSINWARVLVQMAHHFFAYFRCAPSLDTYPLPPVEVVVPTGAAGNLAAGCIAQKMGLPIRLVAAVNHNDIIHRTVQQGDFSLSAAVEPTLASAMDIQVPYNMERIFWLLSGSDSQGTRTLMEQFERTQNMSLPKELHSKGNIPSTAHCDAIGPLLGTNSPGAKRQEQPKHRPAEGWINKMQYTHTLAYYPVLKRNSDLYYNMVEPEDIIISERARPKTTTIM from the exons ATGTGGTATGTCAGCACTCGGGGCATGGCCCCACGGGTCGACTTTGAGGGGGCTCTCTTCTCTGGCTATGCTCCCGATGGGGGTCTCTTCATGCCCGAGGAGCTCCCACAGCTGGGCATAGAGACCCTGCATCAGTGGAGTGCGCTCTCCTACCCCAGCCTGGTGAAGGAGCTGTGTACCCTCTTCATTGGTCCTGAGCTCATTCCAAAAGAAGTCTTAAATG ATCTGATCGATCGGGCCTTCAGCAGATTCCGCCACAGAGAGGTGGTCCATCTGTCCAGGTTGAGGAATGGGCTGAACGTGTTGGAGCTGTGGCATGGGGCCACGTATGCGTTTAAAGACCTGTCCCTGTGCTGCACAGCACAGTTCTTGCAGTACTTcctggagaagaaggagaagcacatCACTGTGGTTGTAG GAACATCTGGGGACACAGGGAGTGCTGCCATTGAGAGTGTTCAAGGGGCAAAGAACATAGACATCATTGTTCTGCTGCCCAAGGGTCACTGCACAAAGATTCAAGAGCTCCAGATGACCACAGTGCTGAGGGAGAATGTCCATGTGTTTGGAG TGGAGGGCAACAGCGATGAGCTTGATGAGCCCATCAAGGCCGTGTTTGCCGACGTGGCTTTTGTCAAGAAGCACAATCTGATGAGTCTGAATTCAATCAACTGGGCCCGGGTCCTTGTGCAAATGGCCCATCACTTCTTTGCTTATTTCCGGTGTGCACCATCCTTAGACACATACCCCCTGCCCCCCGTGGAGGTGGTTGTGCCAACAGGGGCTGCTGGTAACCTTGCAG CTGGGTGCATTGCTCAGAAGATGGGCCTGCCCATCCGCCTGGTCGCAGCAGTGAACCACAATGACATCATCCACAGGACTGTGCAGCAAGGAGACTTCTCTCTGTCTGCGGCCGTTGAACCGACCTTGGCCTCAGCTATGGACATTCAG gtgccctacaaCATGGAGAGGATCTTCTGGCTGCTATCTGGCTCTGACAGCCAGGGGACAAGAACCCTCATGGAGCAGTTTGAAAGGACCCAAAACATGAGTCTACCCAAGGAACTGCACAGCAAG GGAAACATCCCAAGCACAGCACATTGTGATGCCATAGGACCTTTGCTTGGCACCAACTCACCAG GAGCCAAAAGGCAGGAGCAACCCAAGCATCGGCCAGCAgaaggatggataaataaaatgcaatatacCCATACATTGGCATATTATCCAGTCTTGAAAAGAAATTCTGACCTGTACTACAACATGGTTGAACCTGAAGACATTATAATAAGTGAAAGAGCCAGACCTAAAACGACAACCATCATGTGA
- the THNSL2 gene encoding threonine synthase-like 2 isoform X1 — MWYVSTRGMAPRVDFEGALFSGYAPDGGLFMPEELPQLGIETLHQWSALSYPSLVKELCTLFIGPELIPKEVLNDLIDRAFSRFRHREVVHLSRLRNGLNVLELWHGATYAFKDLSLCCTAQFLQYFLEKKEKHITVVVGTSGDTGSAAIESVQGAKNIDIIVLLPKGHCTKIQELQMTTVLRENVHVFGVEGNSDELDEPIKAVFADVAFVKKHNLMSLNSINWARVLVQMAHHFFAYFRCAPSLDTYPLPPVEVVVPTGAAGNLAAGCIAQKMGLPIRLVAAVNHNDIIHRTVQQGDFSLSAAVEPTLASAMDIQVPYNMERIFWLLSGSDSQGTRTLMEQFERTQNMSLPKELHSKLSGAMTSESMSDEAITWTMSRCWEENQYLLCPHSAVAVGYHYQQRDRQQPSFPRCCLAPASAAKFPEAVLAAGLTPETPAEILALELKETRCTPMRKGDDWTLMLRDTIESLGWQQRGHFLNAPK; from the exons ATGTGGTATGTCAGCACTCGGGGCATGGCCCCACGGGTCGACTTTGAGGGGGCTCTCTTCTCTGGCTATGCTCCCGATGGGGGTCTCTTCATGCCCGAGGAGCTCCCACAGCTGGGCATAGAGACCCTGCATCAGTGGAGTGCGCTCTCCTACCCCAGCCTGGTGAAGGAGCTGTGTACCCTCTTCATTGGTCCTGAGCTCATTCCAAAAGAAGTCTTAAATG ATCTGATCGATCGGGCCTTCAGCAGATTCCGCCACAGAGAGGTGGTCCATCTGTCCAGGTTGAGGAATGGGCTGAACGTGTTGGAGCTGTGGCATGGGGCCACGTATGCGTTTAAAGACCTGTCCCTGTGCTGCACAGCACAGTTCTTGCAGTACTTcctggagaagaaggagaagcacatCACTGTGGTTGTAG GAACATCTGGGGACACAGGGAGTGCTGCCATTGAGAGTGTTCAAGGGGCAAAGAACATAGACATCATTGTTCTGCTGCCCAAGGGTCACTGCACAAAGATTCAAGAGCTCCAGATGACCACAGTGCTGAGGGAGAATGTCCATGTGTTTGGAG TGGAGGGCAACAGCGATGAGCTTGATGAGCCCATCAAGGCCGTGTTTGCCGACGTGGCTTTTGTCAAGAAGCACAATCTGATGAGTCTGAATTCAATCAACTGGGCCCGGGTCCTTGTGCAAATGGCCCATCACTTCTTTGCTTATTTCCGGTGTGCACCATCCTTAGACACATACCCCCTGCCCCCCGTGGAGGTGGTTGTGCCAACAGGGGCTGCTGGTAACCTTGCAG CTGGGTGCATTGCTCAGAAGATGGGCCTGCCCATCCGCCTGGTCGCAGCAGTGAACCACAATGACATCATCCACAGGACTGTGCAGCAAGGAGACTTCTCTCTGTCTGCGGCCGTTGAACCGACCTTGGCCTCAGCTATGGACATTCAG gtgccctacaaCATGGAGAGGATCTTCTGGCTGCTATCTGGCTCTGACAGCCAGGGGACAAGAACCCTCATGGAGCAGTTTGAAAGGACCCAAAACATGAGTCTACCCAAGGAACTGCACAGCAAG CTTTCAGGGGCAATGACGTCTGAGTCCATGTCAGATGAGGCCATCACCTGGACCATGAGTCGCTGTTGGGAAGAGAACCAGTACTTGCTGTGCCCTCACTCAGCTGTGGCTGTGGGTTACCATTATCAGCAGAGGGATAGGCAGCAGCCCAG CTTTCCCCGGTGCTGTCTGGCCCCCGCCTCTGCAGCCAAGTTCCCAGAAGCTGTCCTGGCAGCCGGGCTGACCCCAGAGACCCCTGCAGAGATCCTAGCTCTGGAGCTCAAGGAGACGCGCTGCACCCCAATGCGGAAGGGTGACGACTGGACACTGATGCTTCGGGACACCATTGAGAGTTTGGGCTGGCAGCAGAGGGGTCACTTTCTGAATGCTCCCAAATAG